The Maniola jurtina chromosome 3, ilManJurt1.1, whole genome shotgun sequence genome segment ttgtttaCGGCGCGCAATGGCGGCTCGCGGCGAGCACCCatatatttacaaattgtgCCAGGGCAAGCGACCATCGGTACTGAAGTAGTTTGCGAATATATCTCGATATTCGGTTGATGTTCTATTTGCTCTATTAGGTAAACATGCAGGTATTTCTAATAAAGCCTCTGGTACAGTTAACGTGTCCTTGAAATCATATCCGTCTCTTTCTCGCACAAAATTATGAAGCACACATAGAGCTTTTATAATCACAACTGCAAATTCTTTCTTGACGTTTAGGGGTCGGTGAAGAATCTGCCATTTATTGGCTAATATTCCAAATGTACATTCAATATAGCGGCGGGCACGGGATAGTCGATAATTAAAATTAGTCTTTACATTATTCAAGTTTCTCCCAGCATACGGTCGCATCATATGTTCCGATAGTGAAAACGCCTCATCACCCACTAAAACGAACGGCATTGATTGGCCATTTTCTTTGATGGGGTTATTGCTCGGAATATCGAGATCATTATTTAAGAGCCTATGATAAAATACAGAGTCTTTGTAAATTGACGAATCACTGCATTTGCCGTATGCTCCAATATCTACGTaaagaaatttataatttacatcaCATATTGCAAGTAACACGATTGAAAAATAATTCTTGTAATTGTAATAAAGAGATCCCGAATGTTGTGGTTTGATAACTCTAATGTGCTTGCCGTCGATGGCTCCGATGCAATTAGGAAATTGGGcgtatttttgaaaaccttcagccgtttgaatccACTTATCTCTGGTCAATTGTGGCATCACAATTGGTTTTAATATCTCCCATATTGCTTCACAAACATCAAATACTATTTCCGATACTGTAGGAAGCCCTATACGGTATTCATGACTTATATGAGATAAAGAACACCCAGTAGCCaaatacctgaaaataaaattcacattaataaacataatattagttttgtaatatgtactacatttatttattgatttacagGCATTACTCTCCAAAAAAGATGGAAAAACCTTAGAGACTGTTTCACAAGAGAGCTGCGCCGTCTTAAAGATGTCAAAAGTGGTTCTGCTGCAAAACGTAAATCACAATACACCTATTTCAACCAATTACTGTTTTTGAAATCAGTGCTGGACACAAACGCAACAGAAAATAGTCTCGAAGAGGCAAGTCAAGAAAATGAAAGTGCAAGATCTTCTGATCTTGAGACTCAACAGTCTGCATCAAAGTCGCTTAGAAcaaaaaggaagaaaaaaatACCAAACGAAGAATCCGATACAGACCCTCTAATTTCAGTTCTGCATAAGACCATAGCGACTACACAGAATGATTCAAATTGTGACAGATTGTTTCTTTTATCCCTCCTCGAAAGATTTCAAACAATCCCTGCTGCAATGAAGACCAAAGCGAAAATGGAAATCAtggaaattatagaaaaataccAACCGAACTGTACACCTACAACAGCGCGCATAAACTATTCAAGTAATTTCAATACTCTTAACGACCAAGAATATGACCCGCATCGACCGAGTTATTCAGGTTATTCTACTACCAACAGGATATCAGATGATTCAAATTACAGCGATACTCATACTCATTATTCtgatatttctcaaaattcagAAATGATAGACCTATTTCCCAATTTGAATGATTAATTGTTCACAATTGCCATTTTTTAAGTTatgaaaatacaaataatttgattatctacttcagttttttaatatttaaaaacatgttaTAAGCAAGCCCTTTTCCTCTCCTTTTCAAAGTCGTAAAGTAGAATACTACTGAACAATAGttcataaattttttaaagtggCAAAACCTTGGTCAATGAATTATACAGGTTGTTGTGAAAAACGCAACAGTGGTGGTTTAGGGTGATTCAGAATCAAGTCTTGTATAAttcaaatttacaaaaaatccgTTTAGcagtttaagtaaaaaaaaaggccctatcacattatttttatttttcctgtacaCAATACTCCATTCCGAAACATCCTTTAAAATATATCacgtattttttaaacattctg includes the following:
- the LOC123881060 gene encoding protein ALP1-like: MWTAEKFAVDFQGCVKMDVQKIITLTVLVYLLRKRKRKISRKRQFWVHPLLCERKTKGLYYTYFLDLKMYEKRFFNYMRMSTNTFNLLLDTIKPKITGTGNNYRKCIPAEEKLVITIRYLATGCSLSHISHEYRIGLPTVSEIVFDVCEAIWEILKPIVMPQLTRDKWIQTAEGFQKYAQFPNCIGAIDGKHIRVIKPQHSGSLYYNYKNYFSIVLLAICDVNYKFLYVDIGAYGKCSDSSIYKDSVFYHRLLNNDLDIPSNNPIKENGQSMPFVLVGDEAFSLSEHMMRPYAGRNLNNVKTNFNYRLSRARRYIECTFGILANKWQILHRPLNVKKEFAVVIIKALCVLHNFVRERDGYDFKDTLTVPEALLEIPACLPNRANRTSTEYRDIFANYFSTDGRLPWHNL
- the LOC123881070 gene encoding uncharacterized protein LOC123881070 codes for the protein MANFDTERFIIEVENRRGLWDLASNDYSNKDVKRQLWLEVVDIFGGESMEDKEKAELGITLQKRWKNLRDCFTRELRRLKDVKSGSAAKRKSQYTYFNQLLFLKSVLDTNATENSLEEASQENESARSSDLETQQSASKSLRTKRKKKIPNEESDTDPLISVLHKTIATTQNDSNCDRLFLLSLLERFQTIPAAMKTKAKMEIMEIIEKYQPNCTPTTARINYSSNFNTLNDQEYDPHRPSYSGYSTTNRISDDSNYSDTHTHYSDISQNSEMIDLFPNLND